One Capsicum annuum cultivar UCD-10X-F1 chromosome 2, UCD10Xv1.1, whole genome shotgun sequence genomic window carries:
- the LOC107861105 gene encoding trihelix transcription factor ASR3, protein MDRLLGDQGGSSSMFRDYRKGNWTIQETMVLVEAKKMDEERRMRRQEGKPTELRWKWVEDYCWRNGCLRSQNQCNDKWDNLMRDFKKVREYERRVVEAGGEEVVKSYWNIEKNERKEKNLPTNMLPQIYEALVEVVDKKSQRMLLPSLPPTLQQQSTQPQITSLPFPPLPTTTTVAPTDYTTHVPFPTMSGSSDPDHSSERSDSSAKKRRMSGGGEGTSGTSKDNISAQEVGSAISKSAAIIAETIQSREEREEKRHRELLSLHQRRLQIEESKAEINREGINGLVDSINKLADSILALAGNKNQSTGPK, encoded by the exons ATGGATAGGTTGTTAGGTGATCAAGGTGGGAGTAGTAGCATGTTTAGGGACTATAGAAAAGGGAACTGGACAATACAAGAAACAATGGTTCTAGTAGAAGCAAAGAAAATGGATGAGGAAAGGAGAATGAGAAGGCAAGAGGGAAAACCAACAGAACTAAGATGGAAATGGGTAGAGGACTATTGTTGGAGAAATGGTTGTTTGAGGAGTCAAAATCAGTGTAATGACAAATGGGATAATCTCATGAGAGATTTCAAGAAAGTAAGGGAATATGAAAGAAGAGTTGTTGAAGCTGGTGGAGAAGAAGTTGTAAAATCTTATTGGAACATTGAGAAGaatgaaaggaaagaaaagaatttGCCTACTAATATGTTGCCTCAGATTTATGAAGCATTAGTTGAAGTTGTGGACAAGAAAAGTCAAAGAATGTTGTTGCCTTCTTTGCCTCCCACATTGCAACAACAGTCTACTCAACCTCAAATTACATCTTTGCCATTTCCACcactaccaacaacaacaacagtagcACCAACAGATTACACTACTCATGTTCCTTTCCCCACA ATGAGTGGTAGCTCAGATCCTGATCACAGCAGTGAGCGTTCAGACTCATCagcaaagaaaagaagaatgagtGGAGGAGGTGAAGGAACAAGTGGTACCTCAAAAGACAACATATCAGCACAAGAAGTTGGCTCTGCCATCTCCAAGAGTGCTGCCATTATAGCAGAAACAATTCAGTCTCgtgaagaaagagaagagaaaaggcACAGAGAACTCTTAAGTTTGCATCAAAGGAGGCTACAAATTGAGGAGTCAAAGGCTGAGATTAATAGGGAAGGCATTAATGGACTTGTTGATTCTATCAATAAACTTGCTGATTCCATTCTTGCTTTGGCTGGTAACAAGAACCAATCAACTGGTCCTAAATAG